GCGCTCTGGAAGAGCCGCCACCTCAGCGTGCGCCTGGCCAAGCCCAAGGCAGACCCCATCGCCAAGAAGAGGAAACAAGAAGAGGATTCGGAGCAGGGGGAGGCGAAGCGTCCGGCTCCCTGCGGAGAGGAGCCCCTGAGCAAGCGGATCGCGGACGTGGTGACCCCGCTGTGGAACGTGCCCTACGAGGCGCAGCTGGCCCAGAAGAAGCAGGAGTGCGAGCAAGTGCTGCAGAAGCTGACAAAGTAATTCCTGTTTGTAACGTAATGTGTACAAGACTTGGCCTTGTGATGGGATATAGCTAAATTCACAGCAATTGATACCTCTAAACTGAAGTGAGTTAGAGGTAGGTCAAAACTCGGATCTCCTGTCAAAGTAATTACAAGATAATCTGCGATGCTACAGCTTAAAAGCTGTTCCATCTGACAAAACTTGCTATTGATGTTCTTGGTCACCTTCAAAAGATTGCTTAGTGAAGGGAAATTGGGTTTAAAGTCTGTTGTTCCATAAGTAGAAGGATATTTGTGCCCGTAAAAAAAATGGCATTGTCACATGGTGTAAGAGAGAATCAGTCTGTAGAGATGGCAAATTACTACTaggattttctcttttaaaatcccctcaaaatttTATGCTTGGTCTTTGAAGATCAAAGTATCACTTCTGTCTCTTGCCGTGCATGGGTACCTTGATAAACCCAGTACATAACCATAATTCAACCAGTACATTTAACCCTTCCTTTTTCAGGTTACAGCTCTTATGAAGTTGGAGAGGgtttctgcattaaaaaaatctggaagGAACACTCTTCCATGTGATATTCTGATTCTTTTTTGTGCCCTAAACAGAAAGGAAGTCTTGTGCAATACTTGACCTCAATATTTCTAAATGTGTGCTTTACATTTTTTGTTTCTGATTTCGGCAGGGAAATAGGAAATAACAACAGAGCTTTATTACCCTGGTTGTTCCTGCAGAAGCAGAAGTTTAATAAATTATGTTGCCCAGTGGAGGGAGTGAAAGCATCACCCTTGCAGGTAATGTAATCTCAGGTAAAGTGTGGAACAGGGTTAATGAGCAGAGGGTTATGTTCATTATTTGGTCTTAAGAAGACACTGGACAAACTGAGTATTTGACTCAGTCTTGTAATAAATGATGAATTTTAGATGTTGTCTTTCATGTAAGTACTGTGTAGAAATATTAACGGGAAGCAGAAAAAATGATAACTGGATATTATAACTTTAAAATGATTGTGCTGTCTTTGCAAGCCTGTGTTGTAAGCTAATACATTCCTCAACAGAGGcaatgttttgctttttcaatAACAAGATTTTACTAATACCTTTTCATTATTACTGTTAGTTCACACACATCAAAATCCATCAGTATTGTCCATATGAGCTAAATGTCCTGTGTCCATTTGCAAATGCATTTAACCACATGAGATTTTTTCCAGGAGCAACTTGGCATACAGATAAATGCTGTGTAAATATCTTACAtaactttattttaaatctaGACCGAATATCGCAACAAATGTGAGTTCTTGATTGGGATTGGTGTAAATCAAGAAGACAAAACTGTGGGGTGTCGTCTTGGCAAATATAAGGGTGGTACATGTGCTGTAGTGGAGCCATTTGATACTATTCACATTCCTGCTATTGCCAAAAAAGTAGTAAAAGCTTTCCAAGACTACATAAGGTGAGCATAAGTAAAATGAGTTATCCATAAAGGTTTTGATATCTtaatcaaaaatatttataaatttaattCATGTTTGTTCTGAGCTTTGAGATCTAAGACCTACCAGTCTCACATTTTAGCAGTTCTTTGTTTCTGCCTTGTGCCTGCATCATGTGGAGCTTTGCCCttgctcctgctcagctgcttAGAGATGGGGGCAGgtgccagctgagcacagctccaCTGCAAGCAAGGGGATGTGTGAGTCTGCAGTTAAAGGGTGTGTTACTCAGGACCTTCTTCCACTAACTGTACAGAAGCACTCAGAAAAACACTCTGAAAGGAAGAATTAATTACCAAGATCCATTGTTTTCTGGGATGAGAATCATCATCCTACAGAAAGGAATAACCCAAAAGCTGCACATTTAAATGAGTACTTTTTTAGAAAAAAGGATGCATTCTTTAAGAAGTAgttaaatgcaaaaaaaaggAACCTCAGAAGAATCATGAAGATGGAAGATTTGAACTTGGTGTGAAGCAGAGAAGCTAATGAAAGCATTATAAACAGTTATGTCATTCTCTGAATGCAGCGAGAGCTGCCTCTTGCCTCTGTAATTTTGCATGGGTTACAACAGGCAAGAGGATTGTGTGAAGGAGGGACAGGTTATTTTGCTTTAGGAGACACTGTCCATCAATCTTCCTTAGCTGGAAGTCATTCTTTGTTTGACAGATGAATGCACCCTCTTGTTGTACTCAGCATTTTTCCCATCACTTCTTTTGATTCAATGAGCTGTTTAATGTTGCACAAAGAAGGAATTGTCTGTGTAAGTGACTGAGCTTCTGCACGGTGCAGGTCGACTCCTTACTCGGTGTACAGCCCCGAAACCTACGAGGGCCACTGGAAGCAGCTCACGGTCCGCACCAGCCGCCATGGCCACATCATGGCCATTGCTTACTTCAACCCTCAGGTAGTTCACTTGATAGCTAATGGGCAGCCCAGGCTCAGCTTTAGAGCTGCTTAAACTGGATTTTATGAATTGTGCATGcaaaacagaaatagaagaatTACTTGGTGTGGTTTAACTTGCTACGCTGCTCTAATTCTATTTAGACTAATCTGATACATGGAAATGAACAAGTAATACTCTTATGTAAAGTATACACTAAATTATATCTTGAAGTCACTAAAATGATTATTCTACCTTCTTTCACATGAAAACTTTAGAAATTGAGTAAAGAAGAGCTAGCTGACCTGAAAATCTCTCTGGCAAAATACTTCACAGAAGGGACAGGAAAGAGCAGTGGTGTTACTTCCCTGTACTTTGTGGAGGAAGGACAGAGGTGAGCAAGTTGACTTTGCTTTGAGGGATTTTGGTGGTGTCTGGATTTTTGATGTTTGCACATTTCATAGCATTATTTATCTACTTGGTAGAAGTAGCAGCAGTTGTTACTAATTTGTTTAAGTTACTCACCTTTGCCACAAGAGACTCCTGAAATTTCCCATTCTCTGGGTGAAGGCAGCAAGAGTTTCAGTGGGTGAACCCACTGGCCATTGCTGGCTGTCAAGCTATGGAAGTGTTTATTGCAGTAGATGAATCTTTGTTATTATCAAGTAACATCTGCCTTTCTTCCCTATTTATGTGAATTTTTCAATCTCCCCATCCTCCACGGAGCACAAGGCTCACACCATCTTCATCTAGAGATGGTGGAGGTCCTTGCACACTCTGAGACATCAATGGCCAAGGAGAGTCTCCAAGAGCAGATGATAAATGGTCCTGCTTAGGATGTAGCACTGCAGGCTTTAGGATGATTACAGCTTTGGTAAAGATTGTagcaaacatatttttcttatttttttggttttgattccCCCTCTATTTTGTCTCCCCATTCCTCCCCTACCCCCAGGAAATCTCCCAATCTAGAAGACTTGCCTTTGGAGCATGTGGCTGGTGATAAGTACATATATGAAGAACTCCTTGGCCTAAAATTTAGAATTTCTCCTCACGCATTTTTTCAAGTAAGGATGATGTGAAGCTGCTCATTTAACTGGATCTGCATGAATGCTCTGGAGCTTGACTAATGCTGTGGAACAAGATGTTACATACCTAGAAACCTTTTATATATTTGGTGTGATATAATAGCAGTAAGTGTTGTGTTTGGCTGCAGAAGCAGTGAATGACTGTAAGCTTGATGGGAGCACATTGAAGATAACTTTTTCTATTTACTAGTTCATTATAATTTTCCTCCTATTTCATGGCAGCTTTTTGTAACACTGAACATGCAATAATACAGTTCAAGAGTCTTGTATTACTaatctttgtttgcttttccaaaACTTATTTCTGCCCTTTCAACACTTTAAACTGTGTTTTTAGCTTATAATGATTTGTTTATTAGAAACAAGGAAACATGCTTTACTGAGCCTCATTAAAACATATTTACTGTTTATGAAGAAGTAGATCTATTGGAAACTTAATTTCCCAGGTGAACACACAAGCTGCAGAAGTGTTGTACACTGCCATTGGGGagtgggcacagctgagccaggagaGCACCGTGCTGGACATCTGCTGTGGGACAGGAACCATTGGGATTTCTTTGGCAAAGGTTGGCAATTTCTCTTCCTGGATAGAAGCTGCTTTGTATCTGTTTTTAACTGTGGctagaagggaagaaaataccTAATGTATGTGAAATACAACAGATTATATCTTAATTTTTTGAATTAATTTGTAAttgagctgcctgcagctgctttaCCACATCATTATGAAAGCTCACCTTTATGTTAAGCAGGCTAGGTAGGAGTTCAATTCTCTGTTAAGTGCTGATGTTATGGAAAATGGTTAAATTCACACTTACAGACCACAGGGGGAACTTTTTCCTTTGATTCTACAGAGAGTGAAGAAGGTCATTGGAATTGAGCTCTGTCAGGAAGCTGTGCAGGATGCCAAAGCAAATGCCCAGATTAATGGTGAGTTAAGCTGAAATGCTGAAGCCTTTCTTTGGTAAGGAGTAGTTGCAGCCAGTTCTTTACCTTATCTAAGCAGCCTGGAATTACATGTTGATAGTGATCTTGTATTGGTTAAACACTTACTGGCTCTTGAAAACAAACACCTTGTTACCCATgagatcaattttccagttgaacagctttttttttttaaattgaaaagtaAAACATTAATTTCAGTGTAAAAATGAGATGAAACCACAGCTACCCTCCTAAAGAAAACATTAACATAGCTGGTGTTTGTGGGTGGCTTTTGCTTTAGTCCAGACAGTGGAAGATGCTCAAATTACTGTTTGAATGGTCTGAAGTTAACAGTGATTGTTTAAATTAATAAACAATTGGGTGTTTTTGAGGCATCAAAACTTAATATCCAAGGTAAAGAACCAAGAGCTGCTTTGACTAGCCAAGTACACTGATagcatcttttctttttcttacagaACTGAATAATATTGAATTTTACTGTGGGAAGGCAGAAGATATTGTCCCTTCCCTGATGAACGTTTTGGCTCCTCAGAACCTGATCACGATTGTAGATCCACCGCGGGCAGGGCTGCGTAAGTGCACAGGGGCTAAAGTCAAAGAAAACACCACTGAGATAAATTAAATGAAGACTTCAGGTATAGCTTGGAGCaacattgcagcagttttgtTCATGCTGAGTACAACCTGGCATTTTTCTGTGGGGCTCTTGCTGCACACAGAATCAGTAAACAGCTGTTGTGGTTTTGATCATCTAGATTCCAAGGTAATTCTTGCCCTTAGAAGAGCTGAACATCTGAAGAAGCTCATCTATGTCTCCTGCAATCCCAGAGCTGCAATGAATAACTTTGTGGAGTGAGTGTTTCTTGCATTAAATTGACTTACTAAATGTAGTAAGAAAACTGGTTTTTGAGGAGGGGGGCCCATTGCTAGATTGTTATTTGCAAGCCATGTTCCTTGAGGCTTACCTTTCaccagacacagctgggagctgcagcagctggcttGGAATGGTCATAATGGAAATACTGGGGGTAGTGAATAAGCCTATCATGGAATTGAGGCTTAGGGAAGGAAAACCTCTGTGAGaagagcagcagggatgagcaGTGTACTGCCATTGATAGATTTCTCCCTgctct
This portion of the Agelaius phoeniceus isolate bAgePho1 chromosome 18, bAgePho1.hap1, whole genome shotgun sequence genome encodes:
- the TRMT2A gene encoding tRNA (uracil-5-)-methyltransferase homolog A, whose amino-acid sequence is MAEEGERCDPDRDTAPVAEAGDGAEPDSQAGEDPAESPDVYRYIKGDLFTSEIYKVEIQNLPKYIGFNDVKKFLAKYGLNPHKIKLFGKQTFAFVTFKSEEERDKAMRVLHGALWKSRHLSVRLAKPKADPIAKKRKQEEDSEQGEAKRPAPCGEEPLSKRIADVVTPLWNVPYEAQLAQKKQECEQVLQKLTKEIGNNNRALLPWLFLQKQKFNKLCCPVEGVKASPLQTEYRNKCEFLIGIGVNQEDKTVGCRLGKYKGGTCAVVEPFDTIHIPAIAKKVVKAFQDYIRSTPYSVYSPETYEGHWKQLTVRTSRHGHIMAIAYFNPQKLSKEELADLKISLAKYFTEGTGKSSGVTSLYFVEEGQRKSPNLEDLPLEHVAGDKYIYEELLGLKFRISPHAFFQVNTQAAEVLYTAIGEWAQLSQESTVLDICCGTGTIGISLAKRVKKVIGIELCQEAVQDAKANAQINELNNIEFYCGKAEDIVPSLMNVLAPQNLITIVDPPRAGLHSKVILALRRAEHLKKLIYVSCNPRAAMNNFVDLCRAPSNRVKGAAFRPVRAMAVDLFPQTRHCELLIFFERVEYANGSSAAAPAATEIPAAAAGTEGMDGTSPAAAAHGDCSPRGASP